From one Methylomonas paludis genomic stretch:
- a CDS encoding F0F1 ATP synthase subunit B: protein MLIDWFTVAAQTLNFLILIWLLKRFLYGPILHAIDAREQRIAAELAAAAAKMASADQQRDEYQRKQQEFAQQCATQLQQAELAAKTAGQQLLDQARQNADALSTKRAETLNNQALALKEALSRRTSQEVYAIARKTLQDLADVTLEAQIVAAFIQRLYALDTAAKTALATQLQTSAAPLIIRSAFPLSEAQTGAVRNTLQEIFAAQLNLQFETDAGLISGLALIGNGHQLAWSISDYLADLETSVSSVLQQQLSSTPAIATAQQDPHGS from the coding sequence ATGCTGATAGATTGGTTCACTGTTGCAGCGCAAACCCTTAATTTCCTTATTTTAATTTGGTTGTTAAAGCGGTTTCTGTACGGCCCGATACTGCATGCGATTGATGCCCGTGAACAGCGAATTGCTGCCGAATTGGCCGCAGCAGCAGCAAAAATGGCCAGTGCCGATCAGCAGCGGGATGAATACCAGCGTAAACAACAGGAATTTGCCCAGCAATGCGCCACCCAATTACAGCAGGCAGAACTGGCAGCCAAAACCGCCGGTCAGCAACTGTTGGATCAGGCCAGGCAAAACGCGGATGCTCTGAGCACCAAACGTGCCGAAACCCTCAATAATCAGGCATTGGCCTTAAAGGAAGCACTCAGCCGCCGCACCAGTCAGGAAGTGTATGCCATTGCCCGCAAGACTCTGCAGGATCTGGCTGATGTGACGCTGGAAGCGCAGATCGTCGCAGCGTTTATTCAGCGTTTGTATGCACTGGATACTGCAGCTAAAACCGCATTGGCCACCCAGTTACAAACCTCGGCAGCACCATTAATCATTCGTAGCGCCTTTCCCTTAAGTGAAGCCCAAACCGGCGCAGTGCGTAATACCCTGCAAGAGATTTTTGCTGCCCAACTTAATCTGCAATTTGAAACCGATGCCGGGCTGATCAGCGGACTGGCATTAATTGGTAATGGTCATCAGCTGGCCTGGAGCATCAGCGATTATCTGGCCGATCTGGAAACCAGTGTGAGCAGCGTATTGCAACAACAGCTAAGCAGCACTCCTGCAATTGCCACTGCCCAGCAGGACCCTCATGGCAGCTGA
- the ccmD gene encoding heme exporter protein CcmD gives MTLQEFLHMGGYAVYVWSAYGVTFVVLLINLLLPLLQRKQLLRQLMLRQRRSQR, from the coding sequence ATGACTTTACAGGAATTTTTGCACATGGGCGGCTATGCCGTGTATGTGTGGAGCGCTTACGGCGTGACTTTTGTGGTGTTGCTGATCAATCTGCTGCTGCCGCTGCTGCAGCGCAAGCAGTTATTACGTCAATTAATGCTTAGACAACGGCGTAGCCAACGATGA
- a CDS encoding F0F1 ATP synthase subunit A: MHLSPDQIIYWQWGVVKLNATIVFTWGLMLLLTLGSILITRRLSTNLHRSRWQNLLEIIVTTSVKQIEEVGLRNAAKYLGFLGTLFLLIATANLCTIIPGYEPPTGSLSTTTALALCVFVAVPLFGIKDQGLRAYLKSYLEPTWVMLPFNIISEVSRTLALAVRLFGNMMSGAMILAILLTITPFLFPIVMTLLGLLTGMVQAYIFSILAAVYLAAAMRGDPGSGN, from the coding sequence ATGCATCTTAGTCCTGATCAAATCATTTACTGGCAATGGGGCGTGGTTAAACTTAATGCCACGATAGTGTTTACCTGGGGGTTAATGCTGCTGTTAACCCTGGGCTCGATTCTGATCACCCGCAGGCTATCCACCAATCTGCACCGCAGCCGCTGGCAAAATCTGCTGGAGATCATAGTGACTACCAGCGTCAAACAAATTGAGGAAGTGGGGTTGCGTAATGCCGCCAAGTATTTGGGATTTCTTGGCACGCTGTTTCTTTTGATTGCCACGGCCAATTTATGCACCATCATCCCCGGTTACGAACCGCCCACTGGTTCGCTTTCCACCACTACGGCGCTGGCGCTGTGCGTGTTTGTGGCGGTACCCTTATTTGGCATTAAAGACCAGGGCTTGCGGGCTTATCTTAAATCCTATCTGGAACCCACCTGGGTGATGTTGCCGTTTAATATCATTAGTGAGGTTTCCAGAACTTTGGCCCTGGCAGTACGGCTGTTCGGCAATATGATGAGCGGGGCGATGATCCTGGCGATATTGCTGACGATTACTCCGTTTTTGTTTCCGATTGTCATGACCTTATTGGGCTTGCTGACCGGTATGGTGCAGGCGTATATTTTTAGTATTTTGGCGGCGGTGTATTTGGCTGCGGCGATGAGGGGTGATCCTGGATCAGGAAATTAA
- a CDS encoding heme lyase CcmF/NrfE family subunit translates to MIPELGHFALIMALGMAIILGVLPIVGAARAIPGWVHVGKSAAYGQLLFMGLAYASLTWSFVQHDFSVAYVAQNCNTSLPFLYLISGVWGAHEGSLLLWALTLTIWTALVAGFSKNIPDATRARVLGVMGLVSIGFILFLLLTSNPFTRLFPAPSEGRDLNPLLQDPGLAIHPPMLYMGYVGFSVAFAFAITALLEGRLDTAWARWSRPWTNIAWMFLTIGITLGSWWAYYELGWGGWWFWDPVENASFMPWLVGTALIHSLAATEKRGVFKTWTVLLAIFAFSLSLLGTFLVRSGVLTSVHAFASDPARGIFILGFLAVVIGSSLLLYAIRAPQVKSHASFDLVSKESVLLINNVLLVVTAASILLGTLYPLVIDALGLGKLSVGPPYFNAVFIPLMAPLALVVGFGVLMRWKSDSLQKLAWRLRWAALICVGIALLIPALMPFYSWAAVLGVALALWTVAVTFVAFQQKIQVWNWARLRQIPAGFYGMTLAHLGIAVFVTGITFTSVYSIERDVRLAPEETLDLFGYIFQFHGIKHTQGPNYQAEQGYLTVSYQDKLVAELHPQKRVYKVQKMPMTEAAIDAGLFRDLFVAIGEPLGDEGAWSLRIYYKAFIRWIWLGGLLMAAGGVTAACDRRYRLNKSSGVAAHV, encoded by the coding sequence ATGATCCCGGAACTTGGACATTTTGCCCTGATTATGGCTTTGGGCATGGCCATTATTCTGGGGGTGCTGCCGATAGTGGGCGCGGCCAGAGCCATACCCGGCTGGGTGCATGTGGGTAAATCTGCCGCTTACGGCCAATTGCTGTTTATGGGTCTGGCTTATGCCAGTCTGACCTGGAGTTTTGTTCAGCATGATTTCTCGGTGGCTTATGTGGCTCAAAACTGTAATACCTCCTTACCGTTTTTATATTTAATCTCCGGGGTATGGGGGGCACACGAAGGCTCTTTGCTGCTGTGGGCGCTGACGTTGACGATCTGGACGGCACTGGTGGCCGGCTTCAGCAAAAATATCCCCGATGCCACCCGAGCCAGGGTGCTGGGGGTGATGGGGCTGGTAAGTATCGGCTTTATTCTGTTTTTATTGCTGACTTCTAATCCGTTTACCCGTTTGTTTCCTGCGCCCAGCGAAGGCCGGGATCTTAATCCTTTATTGCAGGATCCTGGTCTGGCGATTCATCCGCCCATGTTGTACATGGGGTATGTTGGGTTCTCGGTGGCTTTTGCCTTTGCGATTACCGCGCTGCTGGAAGGCCGCTTGGATACCGCTTGGGCCCGCTGGTCAAGGCCTTGGACTAATATTGCCTGGATGTTTTTGACCATAGGTATCACTCTGGGCAGCTGGTGGGCTTATTATGAACTGGGCTGGGGCGGTTGGTGGTTTTGGGACCCGGTGGAAAATGCCTCTTTCATGCCCTGGCTGGTGGGGACGGCTTTAATTCATTCGCTGGCGGCCACCGAAAAACGCGGGGTCTTTAAAACCTGGACGGTGCTGCTGGCTATTTTTGCTTTTTCATTAAGTCTGCTGGGCACGTTTCTGGTGCGTTCCGGGGTGTTGACCTCGGTACATGCTTTTGCCAGCGATCCGGCACGGGGGATTTTTATTCTGGGCTTTCTGGCGGTGGTGATTGGCTCATCGTTATTGCTGTATGCCATCCGCGCTCCGCAAGTGAAAAGTCACGCTTCGTTTGACCTGGTTTCCAAAGAATCGGTATTGTTGATTAATAATGTGTTGCTGGTGGTGACGGCCGCCAGTATTTTGCTGGGTACTTTATACCCGCTGGTGATTGATGCGCTGGGTTTGGGCAAGCTGTCGGTCGGGCCACCGTATTTTAATGCGGTGTTTATTCCGCTGATGGCGCCTTTGGCTTTGGTGGTGGGTTTTGGGGTGCTGATGCGCTGGAAGAGCGACAGTCTGCAAAAGCTGGCCTGGCGGTTACGCTGGGCGGCACTGATCTGTGTCGGCATTGCCTTGCTGATACCGGCTTTGATGCCGTTTTATTCCTGGGCGGCGGTTTTGGGTGTGGCGCTGGCGCTGTGGACTGTAGCGGTGACCTTTGTGGCTTTCCAGCAAAAAATTCAGGTGTGGAACTGGGCCCGACTCCGGCAAATACCTGCCGGATTTTACGGCATGACCCTGGCCCATTTGGGCATAGCGGTATTTGTGACTGGTATTACCTTTACTTCGGTCTACAGCATAGAGCGTGATGTGCGTCTGGCGCCGGAAGAGACGCTGGATTTGTTTGGCTATATTTTCCAGTTTCACGGTATTAAACATACTCAGGGACCTAATTATCAGGCTGAGCAGGGCTATCTGACCGTCAGTTATCAGGATAAACTGGTAGCCGAGCTGCATCCGCAAAAACGGGTCTATAAAGTCCAGAAAATGCCGATGACCGAAGCGGCGATTGATGCCGGTCTGTTCCGGGATTTGTTTGTCGCCATTGGTGAACCCTTGGGCGATGAAGGTGCCTGGAGTCTGCGTATTTATTACAAGGCTTTTATCCGTTGGATTTGGCTGGGTGGTTTGTTAATGGCTGCTGGCGGGGTGACGGCGGCCTGCGACAGACGTTATCGACTTAATAAATCATCAGGTGTGGCTGCTCATGTTTAA
- a CDS encoding heme ABC transporter permease, protein MSVFPAVISRFFHKTASPPYFYALADRLLPWLTVIFLLLLAAGLYGGLYLAPSDYQQGDSYRIIYIHVPAAWMSLFIYVLMAVMGAIALVWRIKLAEVMLVSSAPIGAGFTFIALVTGSLWGKPMWGTWWVWDARLTSELILLFLYLGVISLYGAIEDRRNAARAVSILALVGVVNIPIIHYSVEWWNTLHQGPTVTKMDKPSIHVTMLVPLLLMAIAFKFYYLIAVLQAAKLELLKRESSAQWVKNLLEQRG, encoded by the coding sequence ATGTCTGTATTTCCTGCTGTTATCAGCCGTTTTTTTCACAAAACGGCATCGCCACCTTATTTTTATGCGCTGGCAGATCGTTTGCTGCCCTGGTTGACGGTGATTTTTCTGCTGTTGCTGGCTGCCGGCCTCTACGGCGGCTTATATCTGGCACCCAGCGATTATCAGCAGGGTGATAGTTACCGGATTATTTACATTCATGTGCCGGCGGCCTGGATGTCTTTGTTTATTTATGTGTTAATGGCGGTCATGGGCGCGATTGCGCTGGTGTGGCGGATTAAACTGGCCGAAGTGATGCTGGTCAGCAGTGCGCCTATCGGTGCCGGGTTTACCTTTATTGCTTTGGTGACCGGTTCCTTATGGGGTAAACCCATGTGGGGCACCTGGTGGGTATGGGATGCGCGGCTGACTTCCGAACTGATACTGCTGTTTCTGTATCTGGGGGTTATCAGCCTGTACGGTGCTATCGAAGACCGCCGCAATGCGGCTCGTGCCGTGTCGATTCTGGCCCTGGTGGGGGTGGTCAATATTCCTATCATCCATTATTCGGTAGAATGGTGGAACACCTTGCATCAAGGCCCTACCGTCACCAAAATGGATAAGCCCTCTATCCATGTGACTATGCTGGTGCCTTTGCTGTTAATGGCGATAGCCTTTAAGTTTTATTATTTGATTGCGGTATTGCAGGCCGCCAAACTGGAATTGCTCAAGCGCGAATCGTCTGCGCAATGGGTGAAAAATCTGCTGGAGCAACGAGGATGA
- the ccmB gene encoding heme exporter protein CcmB, with protein MSLSKAFFAVISRDLLLAFRRRAEMLNPLLFFVLVVTLFPLAVGAQPQLLQSIAPGIICVAALLAALLSLETLFRTDFEDGSLEQMLLSPHALTILVLAKITAHWLVTGLPLLLIAPLLAVFLGLPDSALSTLILTLLLATPLLSLIGAIGVALTVGLRRGGMILSLLVLPLYVPVLIFASSAVDRAAGGLPVDAQLDILAAMLLLALVLAPLPTAAALKMSVN; from the coding sequence ATGTCATTAAGCAAGGCTTTTTTTGCCGTTATCAGCCGGGATTTACTGCTGGCGTTTCGCCGCCGCGCTGAAATGCTCAATCCCTTATTATTTTTTGTGCTGGTAGTAACGCTGTTTCCGCTGGCGGTGGGCGCACAACCGCAGTTATTGCAAAGCATCGCCCCCGGCATTATTTGTGTGGCGGCATTATTGGCGGCTTTGCTGTCCTTGGAAACTTTGTTCAGGACTGATTTTGAAGATGGTTCCCTGGAACAAATGCTGCTCAGCCCGCATGCCTTGACAATACTGGTGCTGGCTAAGATTACCGCACACTGGTTGGTGACAGGATTGCCTTTGTTATTGATTGCGCCTTTACTGGCGGTGTTTTTGGGTTTGCCGGACTCGGCCTTGAGTACGCTGATACTGACTTTGCTGTTGGCTACGCCTTTGCTGAGTTTGATTGGGGCGATTGGGGTGGCTTTGACGGTGGGTTTGCGCCGGGGCGGCATGATTTTGTCGCTGCTGGTGTTACCTTTATATGTGCCGGTGCTGATTTTCGCCAGTAGCGCTGTGGACAGGGCTGCCGGTGGTTTGCCGGTGGACGCCCAACTGGATATTTTGGCGGCCATGTTATTACTGGCTTTGGTGTTGGCACCTTTACCAACAGCAGCCGCGTTAAAAATGAGCGTTAATTAA
- the ccmE gene encoding cytochrome c maturation protein CcmE, producing the protein MKPARKQRLILIGLMLVGLGLAVTFALQAFNQNLMYFFSTTDVVDGKAPANTAFRLGGMVVKGSVVRPGSNLLVSFKLSDFNKEVTVEYTGILPDLFREGQGIVAKGRLDSRGVFVAEEVLAKHDENYMPPEVADSLKKTKEKP; encoded by the coding sequence ATGAAACCAGCCAGAAAACAACGTCTGATTTTGATCGGCTTAATGCTGGTGGGGCTGGGGCTGGCGGTGACTTTTGCCTTGCAGGCTTTTAACCAGAACCTGATGTATTTTTTTTCCACTACTGATGTGGTGGACGGCAAAGCACCGGCCAATACGGCGTTTCGTCTGGGCGGCATGGTGGTCAAGGGCAGTGTGGTCCGGCCCGGCAGCAATTTGCTGGTCAGTTTCAAACTCAGCGATTTTAATAAGGAAGTGACGGTGGAATATACCGGTATCCTGCCGGATTTGTTCCGCGAGGGGCAGGGCATTGTCGCCAAAGGCCGGCTGGACAGTCGCGGTGTGTTTGTGGCTGAAGAAGTGCTGGCCAAGCATGATGAAAACTATATGCCGCCGGAAGTGGCCGACAGCCTGAAAAAAACCAAGGAAAAACCATGA
- a CDS encoding alternate F1F0 ATPase, F1 subunit alpha — translation MAADQLDDLFDEIFSGIGQTRAAYLAQLQSREVGYIASISTGIAKVSGLPGVGYEELIMFPGGISGIAFNVDAEEIGVVLLGEYWRLQAGDKAERTGRVMDVAVGPALLGRVINPLGLPLDGNAPPLCQQRLPIERPAVAIMDRAPVLEPLQTGIKVIDALIPIGRGQRELIMGDRQTGKTAIAIDTILNQGGQNVLCVYCAIGQHAAAVAKTIAVLRAHGALEYTVVVVTEGNDPPGLTYIAPYAATSIAEHFMEAGNDVLIVYDDLTQHARAYRELSLLLRRPPGREAYPGDIFYIHSRLLERATHLRAEQGGGSLTALPIIEIEAQNISAYIPTNLISITDGQIYLSPALFELGVLPAVDVGKSVSRVGGKAQLGSYRAVTGDLKLAYAQFEELETFARFGARLDDATRHTLEHGRRIRACLQQAEFAPLPVLTQITILLALTAGLFDKVTLEQMPAAETALQSAVEQIPDEIRQRISTAAQLSAADRQVILDIAGRSLVTFQTSTNPAQP, via the coding sequence ATGGCAGCTGATCAACTTGATGACTTATTTGATGAAATATTTAGCGGTATCGGCCAAACCCGCGCGGCTTATCTTGCCCAATTGCAAAGCCGGGAAGTGGGCTATATCGCCAGTATTTCCACCGGTATTGCTAAAGTCAGCGGTTTGCCTGGGGTAGGCTATGAAGAATTGATTATGTTTCCTGGCGGCATATCCGGAATTGCTTTTAATGTGGATGCCGAGGAAATCGGCGTGGTATTGTTGGGCGAATACTGGCGGTTACAAGCCGGCGATAAAGCCGAGCGTACCGGTAGGGTTATGGATGTGGCAGTTGGCCCGGCCTTGCTGGGGCGGGTTATCAATCCGCTGGGATTGCCTCTGGACGGCAATGCGCCGCCCTTGTGTCAGCAACGTCTGCCCATCGAACGCCCCGCTGTGGCCATTATGGATCGCGCTCCGGTCTTGGAACCCCTGCAAACCGGCATCAAGGTGATAGATGCGCTGATTCCGATAGGCAGGGGCCAGCGCGAACTGATTATGGGGGATCGCCAGACCGGTAAAACGGCGATTGCCATTGATACTATCCTTAATCAGGGCGGCCAGAATGTGTTGTGCGTGTATTGCGCCATCGGCCAACACGCTGCTGCTGTCGCCAAAACCATAGCGGTATTACGTGCGCACGGCGCGTTGGAATATACCGTGGTGGTGGTGACCGAAGGCAATGACCCGCCGGGTTTGACCTATATTGCCCCTTATGCGGCCACCAGTATTGCCGAGCATTTCATGGAAGCAGGCAATGATGTGCTGATTGTTTACGATGACCTGACCCAGCATGCCAGAGCCTATCGGGAGTTATCTTTGTTATTGCGCCGACCACCGGGCCGGGAAGCCTATCCGGGGGATATTTTTTATATTCATTCCCGTTTGCTGGAACGTGCCACTCATTTACGCGCCGAGCAGGGCGGTGGTTCTTTGACGGCTTTGCCTATCATCGAAATCGAAGCGCAGAATATTTCGGCCTATATTCCCACCAATCTTATTTCTATTACCGATGGGCAGATTTACCTGTCGCCGGCATTATTTGAACTTGGCGTATTACCGGCGGTAGATGTGGGCAAATCGGTATCCCGGGTCGGCGGTAAAGCCCAGTTGGGCAGTTACCGGGCGGTGACCGGCGATTTAAAACTGGCTTATGCCCAGTTTGAGGAACTGGAAACTTTTGCCCGGTTTGGCGCACGTCTGGATGATGCCACCCGGCATACGCTGGAACATGGCCGGCGCATCCGCGCCTGTTTGCAGCAGGCTGAGTTTGCGCCGCTGCCGGTGCTGACCCAAATCACCATCCTGCTGGCCTTAACAGCAGGCTTGTTTGATAAGGTAACGCTGGAACAAATGCCGGCCGCCGAAACCGCTCTGCAAAGTGCTGTTGAGCAAATACCCGACGAAATTAGGCAGCGTATCAGCACAGCCGCTCAACTCAGTGCGGCTGACCGGCAAGTGATACTTGATATTGCCGGCCGCAGTTTGGTAACTTTTCAAACCAGTACCAATCCAGCCCAGCCATGA
- a CDS encoding ATP synthase subunit I has protein sequence MMNDILILALAWLAGAGLGGVFFAGLWWTIRNGLNCKHPALLFLGSWLLRSTLVVAGFYLVGGSQWQRWLSCLVGFIMARLLVSHLTNTSKSQQVKHAS, from the coding sequence ATGATGAATGATATCCTGATATTAGCATTGGCCTGGCTGGCAGGCGCAGGCCTGGGCGGGGTGTTTTTTGCCGGTTTATGGTGGACGATCCGCAATGGTCTAAACTGTAAGCATCCGGCGCTATTGTTTCTAGGCAGTTGGCTGCTGCGCAGTACGTTGGTGGTGGCAGGATTTTATCTGGTCGGTGGCAGCCAATGGCAGCGCTGGTTGTCGTGTTTAGTGGGATTTATCATGGCGCGCCTGTTGGTTAGCCACCTGACCAATACCAGCAAATCGCAGCAGGTTAAGCATGCATCTTAG
- a CDS encoding SIMPL domain-containing protein — translation MTNKFFAILALQFFVSIANAIQLPDFPFIYSQGYAAKEIPPNTVELNFYVKIFDENPETAFKLLQKQNIDLVKLFKDLDIPDENIESYDIQKTTVRENKDYQELKVLGYDISQGYTLRLKDINKYTALMNKIVSYRNIVNFNSKFDVAERQDVEASLLIEAYADAKNRAKNIANSVGAQLDAVFAISEKGFGSIEGDFGISNASDKSDYMFNKASFNGNPAVITFIPYSIKIEKKVNVIYKLGTNQ, via the coding sequence ATGACGAATAAATTTTTTGCAATTTTGGCATTGCAATTTTTTGTTTCTATTGCAAATGCAATCCAACTCCCTGACTTTCCTTTTATCTATTCACAAGGTTACGCAGCAAAAGAAATACCACCCAATACGGTTGAACTGAATTTTTATGTAAAAATCTTTGATGAGAATCCGGAAACGGCCTTTAAACTACTACAAAAACAAAATATTGACTTAGTAAAGTTGTTCAAAGACCTTGATATTCCCGATGAGAATATCGAATCCTATGATATTCAAAAAACAACTGTTCGTGAAAACAAGGATTATCAAGAGTTAAAAGTATTGGGTTACGATATCAGCCAAGGTTACACACTGAGACTAAAGGACATTAATAAATATACGGCACTGATGAACAAGATCGTCAGTTATCGAAACATCGTAAATTTTAATTCGAAGTTTGATGTAGCAGAACGCCAAGATGTTGAAGCGTCATTACTGATTGAAGCCTATGCAGATGCTAAAAATCGCGCCAAAAATATCGCCAATAGTGTTGGTGCGCAATTAGATGCTGTATTTGCCATATCAGAAAAAGGCTTTGGCTCAATAGAAGGCGATTTTGGAATTTCTAATGCCAGTGATAAATCTGATTATATGTTTAATAAAGCCAGCTTCAATGGTAATCCAGCTGTGATAACATTTATACCTTATTCCATTAAAATTGAAAAAAAGGTAAATGTGATTTATAAATTAGGTACTAATCAGTAG
- the ccmA gene encoding cytochrome c biogenesis heme-transporting ATPase CcmA yields MSQPQATGLFVTDLSCRRDERLLFSGLSFNVQPGQVLLLEGSNGSGKTSLLRILCGFRSADSGECRWDGIPLDQSDYFAETAYVGHADGSKKELTVLENLRFALALSAPGAYSIAQALQKVQLAGFDDNLVQTLSAGQKRRLSLARLLITRQRLWILDEPFTSLDRQGIELIESLMMAHTGQGGMVILTSHHELSLPHIHLQRIHLDTCH; encoded by the coding sequence ATGTCTCAGCCGCAAGCCACCGGATTATTTGTTACCGATCTGTCATGCCGGCGGGATGAGCGTTTGCTGTTTAGCGGCCTGAGTTTTAATGTGCAACCGGGGCAGGTGTTATTGCTGGAAGGCAGTAACGGCAGCGGCAAGACGTCTTTGTTGCGGATTCTGTGCGGTTTTAGATCGGCGGATAGCGGCGAGTGCCGCTGGGACGGTATACCGCTGGACCAGAGCGATTATTTTGCCGAAACAGCTTATGTGGGTCATGCTGACGGCAGTAAAAAAGAGCTGACGGTGCTGGAAAATCTGCGTTTTGCCTTGGCCTTAAGCGCTCCCGGTGCCTACAGCATAGCTCAGGCCTTGCAGAAAGTGCAGTTGGCCGGGTTTGACGATAATTTGGTGCAAACTCTGTCTGCCGGGCAAAAGCGGCGTTTGTCTTTGGCGCGGTTGCTGATCACCCGCCAGCGTTTGTGGATTCTGGACGAACCCTTTACTTCGCTGGATCGGCAGGGTATAGAGTTAATTGAATCTTTAATGATGGCGCATACCGGGCAGGGCGGTATGGTAATCCTGACTTCGCATCATGAGTTAAGTTTGCCGCACATCCATTTACAGCGTATTCATTTAGATACATGTCATTAA
- a CDS encoding F0F1 ATP synthase subunit gamma, producing the protein MSDSMATLRRKMNNAGDLHSVVRTMKALAAANIGQYQQAVGALADYYRTVELGLGACFRASAQIADRPEAVYPASNTINAVVFGSDQGLVGQFNEVVAEFAGKTLAELPGTAQVWAVGERVQAHLLDAGLAVQTGFAVPNAVNAIAALVGRIQIETELHQATADGASLYVFHNRQHTATLYQPVCLRLLPLDGLWRHQLARISWPSPNLPEVMCSGDKTLRALIREYLFISLYRACAESLSSENASRLAAMERADTNIEELLEHLHTSFNQLRQNSIDEELFDVISGYEALSK; encoded by the coding sequence ATGAGCGATTCGATGGCGACTCTGCGCCGCAAGATGAATAATGCCGGTGATTTGCATTCGGTGGTACGTACCATGAAAGCGCTGGCAGCCGCTAATATCGGCCAGTATCAGCAGGCTGTCGGCGCCTTGGCTGATTATTACCGCACGGTAGAACTTGGTCTGGGCGCCTGTTTTCGGGCCAGCGCCCAAATTGCTGACCGCCCGGAAGCAGTCTATCCAGCCAGCAACACCATCAATGCCGTGGTATTTGGTTCCGACCAGGGGCTGGTCGGTCAATTTAATGAAGTGGTTGCCGAGTTTGCCGGTAAGACCCTGGCTGAATTGCCCGGCACTGCCCAGGTATGGGCGGTGGGCGAACGGGTTCAAGCCCATTTGCTGGATGCCGGTCTTGCTGTACAAACCGGTTTTGCCGTACCTAACGCCGTTAATGCTATCGCCGCGCTGGTGGGGCGCATTCAAATTGAAACAGAACTCCACCAAGCCACTGCCGATGGCGCCAGTTTATATGTATTTCATAACCGCCAGCATACTGCCACACTCTACCAGCCGGTGTGTTTACGGCTGCTGCCTCTGGATGGGCTGTGGCGACACCAGTTGGCCCGGATAAGCTGGCCCAGCCCCAATCTGCCGGAAGTGATGTGTTCTGGCGATAAGACCCTGCGGGCGCTGATACGGGAATATCTGTTTATTTCGCTGTATCGAGCCTGCGCCGAATCGCTAAGCAGTGAAAACGCCAGCCGCCTGGCCGCTATGGAACGCGCCGATACCAATATTGAAGAATTATTGGAACACCTGCACACCAGCTTCAATCAACTCCGCCAAAATTCCATAGACGAGGAATTGTTCGACGTGATTTCCGGCTATGAAGCTTTAAGCAAATAA
- a CDS encoding DsbE family thiol:disulfide interchange protein, with amino-acid sequence MFKYLIPLLLFIVLAVFLAVGLNLNPKEIPSPLIGKPAPEFNLPVLGAPESTAQPGLYRGQVWLLNVWASWCVSCREEHPLLLSIAAQQQIPLVGLNYKDEASAARQWLEQRGNPYVVSVMDSDGRVGIDYGVYGVPETFVIDKRGLIRYKHTGPITPADLENTLLPLARQLQAEPS; translated from the coding sequence ATGTTTAAGTATCTGATCCCGCTTTTATTATTTATCGTGCTGGCGGTGTTTCTGGCGGTGGGTTTGAACCTTAATCCCAAGGAAATTCCCTCTCCGCTGATCGGTAAGCCGGCCCCTGAATTTAACTTGCCGGTACTGGGTGCGCCGGAAAGTACGGCGCAACCCGGTCTATATCGGGGACAGGTCTGGCTGCTGAATGTTTGGGCTTCCTGGTGTGTTTCCTGCCGCGAAGAACATCCTTTGCTGTTATCGATTGCCGCTCAGCAGCAAATACCCTTGGTCGGTCTGAATTATAAAGATGAAGCCAGTGCAGCCCGGCAATGGCTGGAACAGCGCGGTAATCCCTATGTTGTGTCGGTGATGGATAGTGATGGCCGGGTGGGGATTGATTATGGCGTGTACGGTGTGCCGGAAACTTTTGTGATTGATAAGCGCGGTCTGATTCGTTACAAACATACCGGGCCTATTACTCCGGCTGATCTGGAAAATACTCTGCTGCCGCTGGCCCGGCAATTACAGGCGGAACCCTCATGA
- a CDS encoding F0F1 ATP synthase subunit C: protein MDSSTIIAVASIVMAGLTTGFGCLGPALAEGRAVATALTSLAQQPDAAATITRTLFVGLAMIESTAIYCFVVSMILIFANPFWDHFLSAAGGK from the coding sequence ATGGATAGTTCTACAATCATTGCGGTGGCTTCTATTGTGATGGCCGGTTTGACCACGGGGTTTGGCTGTCTGGGGCCGGCGCTGGCTGAGGGTAGGGCGGTGGCGACTGCGCTGACTTCGCTGGCTCAGCAACCGGATGCGGCTGCGACTATCACCCGGACGCTGTTTGTGGGGTTAGCGATGATAGAGTCTACGGCGATTTACTGTTTTGTGGTGTCGATGATTCTGATTTTTGCCAATCCGTTCTGGGATCATTTTCTCAGTGCAGCCGGCGGAAAATAG